The genomic region aattggTAGAACTTACTATAAAATCTAAACCCTTGAATATAGGTTAACATCAGCTTTGCCACTGTCGATCAAATTTGATGTCAAAATTCAAGGAAGAGCGTTCGCCGTAACCATACTTatgtgaaaagtaaaactatgATTTTTCGCACAAATGTTACTGAACAACTGTCTcgtttaagaaaacaattggTAGAACTTACTATAAAATCTAAACCCTTGAATATAGGTTAACATCAGCTTTGCCACTGTCGATCAAATTTGATGTCATAATTCAAGGAAAAGCGTTCGCCGTAACCATGCTTatgtgaaaagtaaaactatgATTTTTCGCACAAATGTTACTGAACAACAGTCTcgtttaagaaaacaattggTAGAACTTACTATAAAATCTAAACCCTTGAATATAGGTTAACATCAGCTTTGCCACTGTCGATCAAATTTGATGTCATAATTCAAGGAAGAGCGTTCGCAGTATCCATACTTatgtgaaaagtaaaactatgATTTTTCGCACAAATGTTACTGAACAACTGTCTCGTTTGAGCAATCAATTGATATCTAAACCCTTGATTATAGGTTAACATCAGCTTTGCCACTGTCGATCAAATTTGATGTGATAATTCAAGGAAAAGCGTTCGCCGTAACCATGCTTatgtgaaaagtaaaactatgATTTTTCGCACAAATGTTACTGAACAACTGTCTcgtttaagaaaacaattggTAGAACTTACTATAAAATCTAAACCCTTGAATATAGGTTAACATCAGCTTTGCCACTGTCGATCAAATTTGATGTCATAATTCAAGGAAAAGCGTTCGTCGTAACCATACTTatgtgaaaagtaaaactatgATTTTTCGCACAAATGTTACTGAACAACTGTCTCGTTTGAGCAATCAATTGATATCTAAACCCTTGACTATAGGTTAACATCAGCTTTGCCACTGTCGATCAAATTTGATGTCATAATTCAAGGAAAAGCGTTCGCCGTAACCATACTTatgtgaaaagtaaaactatgATTTTTCGCACAAATGTTACTGAACAACTGTCTcgtttaagaaaacaattggTAGAACTTACTATAAAATCTAAACCCTTGACTATAGGTTAACATCAGCTTTGCCACTGTCGATAAAATTTGATGTCATAATTCAAGGAAAAGCGTTCGCCGTAACCATGCTTatgtgaaaagtaaaactatgATTTTTCGCACAAATGTTACTGAACAACTTGTTaatctaagaaaacaatttataGAACGTTTTAGAGAATCTCAGATTTAAAACTCAATTTGGATCTCATGTCAAGTTCTCataatgtttgtgtttttttttctttaaaccttACATAATATGTGCTTTTGTGAATGTTGTTTTCGACTCAGGGAATATATAATATTATCGTTACGTATGAAGATTTGCAGGAATATACCACCTGTAATTATTATATAAGTACATCTTCGGAAGGTTAATATATTGTTATTAATTTGtgacatttttgtttgttttgtatacTTGCAGAATGAATGCGGATCGTATTCAGTTGCAGAGGACCCGTGGCATGACTCCATCCATTGCCTCTCGTCTCGGAGGTGGTGGGCAAACGCGACGTGGACGCAGTGTTTCTCGTGGTCGCAGTGCCTCGCGTACTCGCAGCACGTCTCGCGGTCGTCAGCCTTCACTTGGTCGCACAAACTCTCAGCTGGACCTACGTCGCGCCGGATCGCGTGAACGGCTGCCCCGCGCTACTACCCCACGCACCAATCTGACCCGCGCCGGAAGCCGCAATCGTCTGAACGTGGCCACTCTGCTTCGCAAAGCAGTGGCACCCAATGATGCCCGCCGACGCCTGCTTCGTAAAACCGCCGTCCAGGCAGTAAAGGCTACCAACAACGGGGCTGCAAATCGCAGTCGCAGCCGTAGCCGTAGCCGAAGCCGTGTTCGCGCAGCAGCCGCCATCGCGAACACAaacgcaaacaacaacaataacaacaatgtTGGAAGGGCACGTTCGCGCAAGCGGGCCAGCTCCCGGGGACGAAACGTGCGCTCGGGAAGCGTGAACAGTCGGCTCGGTACGAACCGCACCAACGAGCTGGCCGCCACAGCGGTGGCAAGTGCCCGTGGTGGTGGACGGGTGAGCAAGCGCAGCCAAAGCCGCCGCCGTCGTGGTGTGAAGAAAGCGGCCACTACCGCTGTAGCCGCCGTCGGTACGCGCGTCGGACGCCCCCTGAAGAGGTAATAATTGAGGGTGAATTGGTGTGCCACCCGAAAGGTGTCTCCAACACCGCGTATGACCTTCTAAGCAAATCGTACTCGATATGCAACACACCGGCCAGGAAGGAGCGCCGTCATCCTATGGCCTGGGAATGGTCTTTCTTTCACCCGCCGCTTGCTGATCCACTGAATGCGCCTCATGTCTGCACCGGCTCTCATCATCAGCCGATCGAGGGCGATCTTCTATCCTTCAGCGTCAAATTGCTACCCTTCCCCTAAGGCGGTTTAAGGTTGTGTCTTCGTCGCAAAGCTTTACCCCGAATGGAACGCAATTCTGCTGACGTCCGCAACCCAATCCTCAAGCGAAAGGACGGCATCTCTTCGCAGCTGACGGTCAGATCTTCCGGATGATGCATTTCAAAGGAGATGgagcttttaaattgatttgacGAGAAACACACTACTACAAACCTACCGGCGAAGCAAAGGGTTTCGTCTGCTGGACTGTAGTTCTCATTTCAGCAGCGCTCGTCTCGTGTGTGGCTTTAGCAAAATCGGTCGACAGGTCCCACCATAGTTTCGCGAGAAAAGTTAACACCTTGACGGCACTTCTAGTGGCTTGAGATTGGCATCGAGACGGTAGCGTCGCTTTTACTAGAGTACTTACTCCTCGATCTTCAACGGACTCAAGCGCGAGTTCCGGTCGAGTATGTTTAATGCAAACGCTTGTCTCCCTCCTTTCCGGCTGATGAATGAAGGAAGGAGCGTCCATTGCCTCTAACTCGCCCTGTCGTTTGCTACCGTGGGACTTAAAACACGGACCTGTGCTACTACGGCCCACTACGGAAGATGTAACCAAACTGCGGTGCCCCGCCTGCCAAAACTGGAACCGCATGCCGGATGCGTCTGTGTGTAGAGATTTAGTTTTCGGGGAATGAATAATGCTACCTAATATTGGTAAAGCCGAGCAAGCAGCCATATCCGTCATCTACCGTGGGCGCTCGAAAATGGACTTGACGAAAGCTGTGATGACGCGATAAAGATAAGATTTCGTAACGAAACAGATGGCCTCGGCGGTCCCAAGAGAGGTAGAGAGCAAACGCTTCGTATTGTGAATCCTTGTTTGAGGAGGAAAGGCGATCGAGGGGATGGATGGTGGTGTAAAGCAGATGAGGTTGGGCGCTGGAGACTGCTTCTAGTATCGTTCGGTGAGCGTTTTCGGAAGCGGATTTTGCTGGATTGGTGAGAGACATACCTAGAACCGTAACACTTGTAttcacattttcatttcacttgtCCGGTTTTGCTATAATGTTTGGTTAAATATTGtcaggatttttgttttgcaacacaCGAACCCGGTTTTCACAAACGGGGAGTCCGTACAATCCAGAGTCACTTCAGCATGATGTTCATGTACTTCAATATCTTCATTCGAAAAAAAGCACACGAAACTGGAGAACGATACTAGTAGACTTTCTACTGGCCGCGGAAGAGGATACCCTGTGGTCCTGTGAGGATTGCACTGGATGTGTTGATGGATCTTCTGAATGTAAACGGAAACACGAGCCTCACGTCCTGTGCAAGACCGTCGTACTCGCGCCGGAACAATGTAAACGAACCACGACAATTATCAATTTCTTTGCAGAGAAACTGGAAGGAAGGGAGCAGGCGGAAAggcacaacagcagcaggctAATGGCAACAAAGCTGCTAACGGCGCATCCAGACGAGGACGCTCTCGATCGCGTCGTGCAAACTCACGCGTTCGTGGACGCAGTGGTAAGTGTGAATGATTACATGTAGATGCCCAAAAAACGCAAGCTAATTTCTTTCGAATTGTTTTCAGCTTCGAAAAATCGCACTCCTCTAGCGAAGAAGGAACCGAAGAGCCGCGAGGAGCTGGACAGTGAGCTGGATCAGTACATGGCAAACACTCGGACCTTGGACAAAGAGATGGAAGAGTACATAAATGGTACGGGCACGTCACGCATCTAAACGCATCGGAAGcatttcgaatcgaaccggCAGCGCTCTTCGTTCCGCGGAACCATCCTGTAGAAGTATCCCGACCAATGAGCGGGAGAAGAATACAAAAtctttcagttttgttttaagaCTACACGTCCACCCGAGACAAACGCCCCCGGGTGACGTAGAATATCAATGTTTAACGAAACAAACTCAAACATCATGTGTAAATAAGACTCGCATAGTTTTTAATGATcactattaaataaataataaacgaattcttttaaaaacatttcgaCATTCCTGTTTTAATTGATTCGTTTCGTAACATTTAGTTCATTTTAATTCAAGCATATCATTTCATAGAGGAAAATGCAGAATCTTTCGGTGTTGTCatatgttgggttttttttgggaatCGTGCGCATGTGCCGAAACGAACGGGGTTATTTGACAGCTCTGACAAACGGCTTCAGGTGACGCGGTACAAAGATGGAAGCTGGCAGAGAGGAGGACGCTCGGTCAAGCGGCTGTTTATGATGTAAACAACACTGAACCTTGAACGCGTTCCCATCTCGCGGTCGGTGCATCTTAGAAAAACACGTGTCCTTACATTCTGAATCGTTCGGCAAATCGGTTTACAACTCTTTTGTGGTGATAGTGTCTTGTGTTTGTCGGAAGTTGGAAGCAACAATGGTTGTACCAGAAGAATCGCCGCAGGTGGGTATTGATTCACGCAGGGTTACGTTATGTTGGTTGATATGTTGTGTGTGGAAGGCACCAttcttcaacaacaacaagtaTGTAGGTCATGTTCAATTCGGTTGGCCAGAGTTATGTTGCCGGTTGTGGTGAAACTGAGTTTGCCGCGTGGACGTAATGTACCGGTTTAGAAATTCTAGTTCGgcagaaaaaaacatgtttcttgTGAACAATGACACCGTAGCGAATGTTTTCAACATGCCGGACGCTTTagagatttattttcattcggaaaactgtttcaaatACCAGCTTCATCCCAGCCATGCGTTCAAGTTGCTTTTGTTGTCGAGTCACAtttggttaattttttatgCATACTTTAAAATGTAAGCCTGACGTCAATTTCAATGTCACGGAAGAGATAACAAACACCCCGTTAATGATGATCGATAAGCgtttggggttgttttttcttctttgctccTCTCTTTACACTTTTTGTCTCGCTCATGGGCTACTTTGACTGTGAAGATGCTGATCATATGGAATTAGTTCAGGGGTTGGCAAACTAGTTCTTGTTTTAAAAGGCAGCATGAAGTTGTACACACGAATGAGATAATACTtttattggtttatttttgaataaaattgatttaagGGTACCCAGTTTGACCGTCATTTCAAGCGGTTCATCGTATATTCATAAGGATAGAACACATTACTACCACGTCTGAGTTGATTTTTTCTATCATAAAATCAGTCCAGCTTTAGCTACAGTTTAAACTAAATTATTTGCTTTATAAGAAAGTTACCTCTATTTTACCTGACTGAGATAAATGTTCAAGGCGGATTGTACAGctaatgggttttttttttaaatattcccaTCTCTATTCATCCTGAAGCAAAATTGATCTTAAATACGTTGGTACATCGGTACGCAGACACTCGTGCCCAATGTTGGGTATGCTGCAGTAATGTcacttttattaatttttgttttgaagaaaataatctGAGGATTTCATTTGTATGCGTCTCTTTCATTTCGCACCGATCACGAGGCTCCTggcatgtaaaaaaaaaactagccaTGCTGATAGCAACCATATATCAGTTGAGTTATTGAGGTTCATCGTAAAATCAGCTGAGCAGCAAAGTGAACGATGAATAGCTACTTATATCCAGTTTATATATGGCATACACGTCGGTTTTGTCTTgtgatttatttactttcgaaAATTGTCTAGTTTTGGGCGTTTTTAGAAGAACTAGAAACGAGTATTACCTCAAGTAAGAAAATTCttattctttcatttcaaTCAGAAGAACCATCACCATTTCCTAAAACTGTATAAAAAATCAAgaatatatatttattataaaggattcaatttcaataagaTCAGCTGATTTAGCTTGTACCAGTTAACTATTTACAACTGGCTAATATTAAGTAAAATATGAATgtaacaatttttattttaaaacattaaaaacatttgaaatgtATGGCATCGTTCGGTATGCAGTATTTTCGACAGTTTTAGCAAAATCCTGGTTGGGTCATTAGAATGTCAGTGAAAGCTCTGTTATTCCCTTTCCAGGCGGCATTCTGTTCAGTAGTTCCAGAGAAGCTTCCTCCCTGGGCCCGAGGGTTGTTAAATCGCCTGACAtacatcacacacacaaacacacacatgccgGTTCGTGAGTGACGGTGCTTATCGCAAGACTCAACTCAACCAGCCAACCCAAAACCACCCCCCTTTTGAGTTTGCGTACCGTCGCATAGTATATTTGCAAACCTTCCCGATACCGCTTgacctcccttcctcccttcTTGACATGTTCGTTCcgtggtgggggggaggggggggggaagcaGTCAACCAGCGAGTATTTTCTTCCCCCAAACTTGATGGATGATCTTGGTAGGACAAAAAAGGGATCTGCGGGTAAGGATGGATGTCAACTAACTTCCGCCTGCAAAAGCAACGCTCCCTCTCCTTCCCCCTAATGCAAAGCTGCGCTGATGCGTGTGTAAACGTAGTTGAAAAGATTATGTTTGAACACTCCAAAAAGGAacttgcttttccttttcggcaCCCTCTCGTAGCACCCCGACGAAACCGTGTGTGACACTTTGTTCTTGGCGTTTGTGAAACAATGGCAGTGCACACGGATCACATTCCACTGGCAATAGTCCCCCCTCCATCCCGCCACCTCCTTTTCCTTTGCGGCGCCGgaaaacaactggaaaaaTAGGCAATGCTCCGGTGGTGGAGGCGCCAGGTGATGGAAAGATATCATATTGCTTGGATGAACGCTAACGCCACCGCACCGCCGGGGCGATTCCGGTGGAGGGAAGGGGGGCGAACCCGTCAAGTGTATCGTGCTCCGAGTGGATTTTGGAATGTTTAGAAATCGTAACCGGATGCTCAAGGTTGGCTTACGTTACGGGGCGGGGGAAAGTAGTAGAACTTTGGCAAGTTACAATTTCACGAGCTTTTCGAGTTAATCACCGGCAAAGGATGTCGGGAATGTGTAACGAACATTCAGGGCTTGTTTTACTCCTTGATTAGCTGCAGTAGATTGCAGCTATGTTGTGTcggtgggaaagaaaacaaacacgaaaacaCGCTGCATTAACACTCCACATCATAAATCTTCCCGACTGTCCGCCATGGGATGGGGTGGgtataaaacaaacagaattaaatgcaaatgttaccgagtggtttttttgtttttctttatactCGGTAACCACGTGGTAATTCATTTTTACAGAGTCGTTAAAAGATTCCTTAAAAATGACGCTCGGTCGCGTGTTGATTGCTGATGATGGTTAAGATTTGTTGCCAGCACTCGCCGTGGTTGTGAAAAGGTTTATCTAGATGCGCACGCCTTAATGGTACAATAATTTTCCAGTACATTCCTTACAGACACGCAACTTTACGGCATGCAACATTAGCCGCCGAGGTATAAAAAGGATTTCGCAATCGAAAATGAATTGTCAACAGAAGAcgccgggggaaaaaatgttCTCATCCATCGCACTTCCCATCGAGCAGATCTGTTTTCGATTGTGCTTAAGCGTCTGCTTACGTAAGTCGTTCGGAAAGTGGATCTTGTAATATATCCCTCGCACCGGCATCCGGGACGGTTAACAGGAAAGCCGAATGCGGAGAGAGCGCTAGCGATAAGACGCCCAAATTGGTGCAATTCATTTGCTGCTTTATGCCAAACCGTCGTAGCCACTGGACAAAGTCGCAGACGGCACGGATTGATTGAACAACATCAATCAATTAGCGGCAGCCGATGGAGAGCCTTTCAGAGCGGGGAGATGGCCACGCAAGAAGTCACAAGGCTTCGACCGTTagtcttttgtttttcgatccgtcggtTCAGAAGTGGATTTTGCAAGCCAAACACTTAACGGATTTGCTGTCGGGATTTGTTTCTGCTTACTGCGCGCCATCAATCAAGCAATTTGATTGAACGCGTCGAAGGAAGCGGGAGCTCATTTTCATGTTCGGGTTGAGCTTCCCGGACCTGGGTGGCCTGGGAGCACAATTCAATCACAGCGGAAAACCCACCCGGCTAACCAGTGTAACACCCCGCCTGCTGGCCGCACGGCAGGTCATGGACACATTGGGCCTCACTACGGCAGGCAATGGCGCAATGGCGATCGTGAACTTGCCTTGAACCCTTGAAGGCTGACGCATGGCAAACCGGGCCGTATCGGGAAGGACACATTTGGGGGAAAGCACAAGAAGTTCGTACTTTTACGAGCCGTCGTAaaacttttcgtttgtttggctTCATCATGTGATGGCGTAGcacgttttccatttccaaccaTTGGTACAGGGCGCTGTGAAACGGGGGTTTTCACTCGAAGCAAAAGTAGTGCAAATTATTCTGGCACTCCACATTAGCGCCGAAACAATGTCGTCGGTCATTGCTCATCGTCGGATCGTCAAAGTGCGGCCGCATTGAAGTGTGTCGTGCACCAAAACCCCCGTAAACGACTGTGATCGCTCGGTTAGATCAGAAATAAAGAGGTCAGCAAAAAGTATGACCCCGAGTGACGTTAGAGCAGTGGTTCTCAAACTAGTTTCTTCCAAAACTCAGGTTTTCCAACATCATCTTACATacgttcgtaattctagaaacatGATTATAATATACACGATTGTATtagttcaatttttttttgcacatcATTGTCTTATCAGTGTGACTAAGGAGCtatcaaatcaaattgaaaatgtttagtTGCAAACGATTGAAGTTTCTTATTTCCTCGATTTATAATTTGGAATAGCATAATTTCTGCTCTCGATGTATAGATTGAAATAACGTTACAATAAGAACTTAGTATTCTTATAGAACTTTGTTATTACGGGCTGCTATTCATACAGACATGTTATTAAATCAAACAGATGTTATTAAGAATTTTTAACAATGTTTTTTACAACAATTTACTGCTATTTTCTCATAAAGTATTTCACGGTTGATGTCATGTTGAGGAGTGTGTAAGGTTGAAACATGaatgtttttaactttttatttatgccAGCTTATACGTATTCAGATTTCGGGCAGCTAATTGATAACAAATAAATCCCCAATCCAACTGATGGACCGGTACGTGTCTCGCCTTGAGAATAGCTGCCAAGGAGCTTAACTGGGTGTGGTACTTGCCGGAGGTATCTGCTTCGCAAAGATTGCCAACTTGGCGAAACGAAAGTTTTCCCCGCGAAGGTGGCCCCATCCATCGCAATGATTTcgttgttgctgttgatgaTTAATATGGCAATCGAAGAGGAATAGGGAGCACGCAGGGCTGGAAGACGGGAGGCagttattttccacttttcgcGAGGTCCTTCGTTGAAATAATTAAGCAGTGCAGTGCTATAAAAAAGTTAATCAAACGATTGCTAATTTGTTTTCCCAGAAACTCCGGGTAGCCGAGGAGACAGTCGGAGGCGGGTCCGGCACCCGGCGGCGGTGGTTCGTTACCGGCCGCAGTTCGGTTGTTCGGAGGGACAATTTATGGTTATCCTGTTGTCACTTTAAGCTGGCTTCATTTTTACGGTTCCCTTCGCGGGTCGACGAGGGCCGTAGGGATTGAGGATTGGCATAAGCGTTCGGGGTAAAAGAAAACTgagcaaatagaaaaaaaaaggaatccttCCTTTACTCACGGTTAAGCCGCacggggagggagggatggTTGCGACACTCCGTTGGCCACAAGCTTGGTTTCGCTTGTCCCGATACACCAGGTTTCCGTTTCCATTCGTTTTTTCGTGGTCGCTCTGCGCCGCAGTTGGTTATTCCGCGAAATGGAAGCTCGTGCAACATTTCTTTTGATAGTCTCTAACATACGTAGCCCAAAGGGAGGAAGGCCTGAGGTTCGGTTTTTAGCACAAATATGTACCTTGCCCACCGCTCCGTACTGGGTCCGGTTCCACAAATTTGCTGCACGTTGGTGCATCGGGGAAGAGCAAAACTGGAAcataaaataagagaaaagcTAATTATTGGCACGTGCCACGTGGACCTGAGCTGAAAGAGCTTCGGCATAATTTGAGTTTAACATGTATTCCATCAATTCGTGGACAAGTTCTGCAGCTAATTACATGCTCCACTTTAATTAGAGTAGTATAATTAGTAGCAACAGTGTGGAAATATTTGGAGCATCCTTAAAAGTGTTGATTTATATAATTCCAGTTGTTGCTTCTAATAAATAAAGTATTAACGATGAAACGATGATTTCGAAAAGTCCTTAACTAATGATTTTGAGATGTCTTTAAACATCTGCATAATTATCTATATATTATGTATGGTTTAATTTACTACTACATCTTTTCAGCTAAAAGTTGTTAAAACAGTGATGTAAAGCGGcacatttaattaatttttctataaaaaagtGTGACGaaaaatttgattgatttgatttcgtGTTCCTACAATGATTTGTAGATGTTATACTTAAATTTAACAATTGTGTTTGTTGATTAGCGTCGATCATAAAAAGGGACCATTTGTTATCTTTACAATTTGAAGATTTATTTCAGCTGTTTCTTTTGTCATTTCTTCGTCCTTAATGCAGTGATGTCTGGCAAATCTCCCTTTTATATGCGATATAATGCCATCCATTTTATTCCTCCTTCCATTAGATTTCCCAAAACAAGCGAAACGAGTAACATATCTGCAATACGAATGCTGGAggatttattgttttacaaCAATCGAAACAAAGGGCGCGAGATGATGGTGGTATCTCCGTTGGATGGGTGAAAGATTTATGCCACACCGCTGTACTCCGCTTTTATGACGCTCCTTATGAGATGCATCCAAGTGGGAATGGCAAAAGGTAATACCGAGTCAGTAATGCCAAGCCCCGAGCCAAGCTCCACAAGTTCCGACGCGAATGATGGCGTCATAAAGTCTGATGAGATGTTGCGAGAATTGGAAGATAAAGAACCGGTACGTTCCGGTTTATCGCGCCAAAGACTTCGCCCCTTCTGGCTTACTAATTATGCTCCAAGGAAAGTCGTAAGTTGCTAAACCATGGCCTTCTGCATCCTCGTTTGCGTGAGACATTTTCTCTTTGGCGTTTTCCCTCCGCAGTAACCTCCAGTGGGTCGTTTGATCGCTCCAATTTGGGCGGCTCTTTCTCGTCGATTTAATCACTACCCCGTGGCGAGGTCCATCGTCTCGGAAGTCTCGGGGCACGTTGAAGGGAACTCGAGGACGCGAGACCATTACTCAAACCCCGGGGCCGGGGTTTCGCTGTCCCTCTTTGCCTCCACCAGACTGCAGCCGTATTTTATGTCATCGGCCAGGAGCTCCCCGACACGCGACAGGCCTGTCAAATGACGGCGATTTATTTGCGTCACCAGTggcattaattttatttctcacaTACGTGCCGAATTGCGTATACAATTCGATTAAATGGCTCCCAATCCGTACGCCCCGGAGTGCACACAGCCCGGCCAGGCAGTCCCCGGTCGGTTGGCGAATGGTGCATGAAATGGCATACAATTTAACAGTTCGGTCCAGTCCGGATGATGCTCTTCGGGGTGTCGTGGGAAAAAAGTGGGCCAAAGCAGAGCTTTGGTGACAATCGAATCGAAATTGGGGAAAATAGCCACAAGCTGGCAGACAAATAGGTTTCCCCCCCCTCCTTTGGTATGGGCTCGCCAGCTTGTGCGGGAAAATTCGATTTTCGCCAAAATTGAATGTGAACGGTTGGATGGCTATCATTTGTTGGGTGTGtaagtttttttgtgtgctttcCGCAATATCAGCCCATTCAACTCCCGACGATGGCGCATTGTATCGGTTTTATATGGATATACAGTTTCATTGTGTTTCTCGCCCTGCATATCATCGCCGTGCTGTAAACGAATGCGACGTCGGTGCTTTCCGCTAGCGCGCAAAActgttgtttcttttcgcaACTGCAAAATGTTGATGAAAATGTGCGCTTCCTCTTGTTTCCGCCGCTCCTTGCTACTAGGGTGTACCCATCTTATGGGCATTCGGCACGAAAAATTATACGGAATGCGTCACCGTGCGGAAATTGTGTCAGCGCTCGTCAATAAGGATATATTACATTTGCCAGCGTAAATTTGCGGTATGCcaaataatacaaaaattaCACGTAGCTGCGacctgtgtttgtttgtgtcggTTTTTTTCGTTGCATATTGAAAGCTCAGTTGCTAGTAATGAATAGTTAAACATAAATGCAAAACCATGTCTTCCAAGAAATGTTATGCGTTACCAACTGCAATTAAAAAAGGTATGGATTTAACCATTTCATTTGTAACAGGTTAGTTCAAGATTTTGTATGTACCTCATGCAACATGAAACCCGAAaatagatataaaaaaaaatctcgatatttaa from Anopheles coustani chromosome 3, idAnoCousDA_361_x.2, whole genome shotgun sequence harbors:
- the LOC131261529 gene encoding uncharacterized protein DDB_G0287625-like, which codes for MMNNGISKIHFINSTGMSLNDRFTAFSKGPAMGMTVSGLERPPRTRSNSVSRMDSNRLLVERWDRSNAMQSAMQLKNTAIRRPARQRLQRNTMALQFKRSIDKLEGGLQRFQRSNSFNNIATMNADRIQLQRTRGMTPSIASRLGGGGQTRRGRSVSRGRSASRTRSTSRGRQPSLGRTNSQLDLRRAGSRERLPRATTPRTNLTRAGSRNRLNVATLLRKAVAPNDARRRLLRKTAVQAVKATNNGAANRSRSRSRSRSRVRAAAAIANTNANNNNNNNVGRARSRKRASSRGRNVRSGSVNSRLGTNRTNELAATAVASARGGGRVSKRSQSRRRRGVKKAATTAVAAVGTRVGRPLKRETGRKGAGGKAQQQQANGNKAANGASRRGRSRSRRANSRVRGRSASKNRTPLAKKEPKSREELDSELDQYMANTRTLDKEMEEYINGTGTSRI